Proteins from one Prevotella sp. E2-28 genomic window:
- a CDS encoding AAA family ATPase, whose protein sequence is MIIRRIEIENFRSYYGNENVFKFGEGLTLIIGDNGDGKTTVFEALQWLLDISSTDDAQKSHALDNFSEMRKSKLEIGESANLRVKMDFEHDGHKSVEKLFVITKKGEDYYDVSDIKFKGKEDTDEGRLSPDGRGLIKRCFDAEMQHFSMFKGESRLDVLDGPKALKMLVDKYSDIKYFDELVNLTSNFESSADKAFRKESKNDENTRSEAIRFDNELTKLSGEIQDIRKQIKELSTAVSSYETMLKDLEQNQDTRDRYNELSQALAGKKANATSLKASIDKVNLNTSLLDQYWIMCAFPDILSAFKDKCAQLRREKERLHDEFLLERGKEQGELDALKKENESLLNDDAKLPWYIPDDKYMKEMIMVHRCKVCNTPAPEGSEAYRFMVNKLEEYKKHINERARIKEEQVKLSKKQLFTEEYIDEINVLANRLSGPEEAFISGIANDINDRLEVVSRKSDELSQVKKDIEEIEEDISRLLIQAGNISEEMMKKNNSDVNNMFRRKNEAELEIKDLEFDLKGKLNREAEVKEKMVNLKPGNSLSRLYQKVHFAFDQIAQASMRAKDKNLYNFLNALREGANLYMDRLSTKDFHGEVSLFYKKDKEEAGIRLKSSNGTYITKPSDSQKTVMYISILFAVSDFAHKKTDEEYPLIFDAATSSFGDAKEEEFYNIINDVKKQCIVITKDFITGGKVRMNDVDKLTCRVYRIQKAEGFNSSDLSTIRTLVKEIKTED, encoded by the coding sequence ATGATAATACGTAGAATAGAGATAGAAAATTTTCGTAGCTACTATGGTAACGAAAACGTTTTTAAATTTGGGGAAGGCCTTACTTTGATTATAGGTGACAATGGCGATGGTAAAACAACTGTTTTCGAAGCTCTTCAGTGGCTACTTGACATTTCCAGCACAGATGATGCTCAGAAAAGTCATGCATTAGACAACTTCTCTGAAATGAGGAAGTCCAAACTTGAAATAGGTGAATCAGCCAACCTTAGGGTGAAGATGGACTTTGAACATGATGGACATAAGTCTGTGGAGAAACTATTTGTCATTACAAAAAAAGGAGAGGACTATTATGATGTGAGTGATATAAAATTCAAGGGCAAAGAAGATACGGACGAAGGAAGACTTTCTCCAGACGGAAGAGGATTGATAAAACGCTGTTTTGATGCAGAAATGCAACATTTCTCAATGTTCAAAGGTGAGTCCCGACTTGATGTGCTTGATGGCCCCAAAGCATTAAAAATGCTTGTTGACAAATACTCTGACATCAAGTATTTTGATGAACTCGTGAATCTTACTTCAAACTTTGAAAGTTCTGCAGATAAGGCTTTTCGTAAGGAAAGTAAGAACGATGAGAATACAAGAAGTGAAGCTATTAGATTCGATAATGAATTGACAAAACTGAGTGGAGAAATACAGGATATTCGTAAGCAAATCAAGGAATTGTCTACTGCTGTAAGCTCTTACGAAACTATGCTAAAAGATTTGGAACAGAATCAGGACACGCGAGACAGATATAATGAATTGTCGCAAGCTTTGGCTGGGAAAAAAGCTAATGCAACAAGTTTAAAAGCGAGCATAGACAAGGTTAACCTGAACACAAGTCTTCTTGACCAGTATTGGATAATGTGTGCTTTTCCTGATATCCTTTCTGCCTTCAAGGACAAATGTGCCCAGTTGAGACGAGAGAAAGAAAGGCTACACGATGAATTTCTATTGGAAAGAGGTAAAGAACAAGGTGAACTAGACGCACTGAAAAAAGAGAATGAATCACTTCTAAACGACGATGCTAAATTGCCTTGGTATATCCCTGATGATAAATATATGAAGGAGATGATAATGGTGCATAGATGCAAAGTATGCAATACTCCTGCTCCAGAAGGTTCAGAGGCATATCGTTTCATGGTCAATAAACTTGAAGAATATAAGAAGCACATCAATGAACGAGCAAGAATTAAAGAAGAACAAGTTAAGTTAAGTAAAAAACAGCTCTTCACTGAGGAATACATAGACGAAATCAATGTTTTGGCAAACAGACTGTCAGGACCGGAAGAGGCTTTTATTTCAGGTATTGCAAATGATATCAATGACAGACTTGAGGTGGTAAGTCGAAAATCGGATGAATTATCACAGGTCAAAAAAGATATAGAGGAAATAGAGGAGGATATTTCTCGTTTACTGATACAGGCGGGTAATATTTCCGAGGAAATGATGAAGAAAAACAATTCTGACGTAAATAATATGTTCAGAAGGAAGAATGAAGCTGAACTAGAAATCAAAGATCTTGAGTTTGATCTTAAAGGCAAATTGAATCGTGAAGCAGAAGTTAAAGAGAAAATGGTTAATCTCAAACCCGGAAATTCTTTATCAAGGCTATACCAAAAAGTACATTTTGCATTTGATCAAATCGCACAGGCTTCGATGAGAGCAAAAGATAAGAATCTTTATAACTTTCTTAACGCATTAAGGGAAGGTGCAAATTTGTACATGGATCGTTTGAGCACAAAGGACTTCCATGGAGAAGTAAGTCTTTTCTATAAAAAAGACAAAGAGGAGGCTGGAATTAGACTGAAAAGTTCCAATGGTACGTATATTACAAAACCATCGGATTCTCAGAAAACAGTAATGTATATCTCAATATTATTTGCTGTTTCTGATTTTGCCCATAAGAAGACGGATGAAGAGTATCCTCTCATATTCGATGCAGCTACTTCTTCATTTGGTGATGCTAAAGAAGAAGAATTCTATAACATTATCAATGATGTAAAAAAGCAATGTATTGTTATTACGAAAGACTTCATTACAGGAGGAAAAGTCAGAATGAACGATGTTGACAAACTTACATGCCGGGTATATCGAATACAGAAGGCAGAAGGATTCAACAGCTCGGATTTGTCAACTATAAGAACATTAGTGAAAGAAATTAAAACGGAGGATTAA
- a CDS encoding DUF4007 family protein — translation MSAINKAKGVKYTFSGHESFPCKSLWLKKGYDFVVAGNDFNSPEAVIGLGVGKNMVASIRFWLKAFGITENDEITWLGNYLFDENKGKDKYIEDIATLWLLHFNLVFSEEATLYKMFFCGVQRERTHFEREQVLTFVKLRMVEANKMTLFNANTVKKDIAVLLQNYTLPRKAQSNEDFSSLLIDLDLIRQSSEGKGYYFNVDGKRKVTNEIFLYGLLKLKEQEGDNTISFDTIHERVGLVFCMQDFETIEILKQLANDYSQYLAYSDVAGIKQVQFIKDLDVKQVLDIYYGKDI, via the coding sequence ATGAGTGCTATAAATAAAGCAAAAGGCGTGAAATACACTTTTTCTGGGCACGAGTCGTTTCCTTGCAAGTCGCTTTGGCTAAAGAAAGGGTATGATTTCGTTGTGGCAGGAAATGACTTCAATAGTCCTGAGGCTGTGATTGGACTGGGTGTTGGAAAGAACATGGTTGCGTCCATCCGATTCTGGTTGAAGGCTTTCGGTATTACTGAGAATGATGAGATAACATGGCTTGGCAATTACCTCTTCGATGAAAACAAGGGTAAAGACAAGTATATTGAAGATATTGCCACGTTGTGGTTGCTGCACTTCAATTTAGTTTTCTCTGAGGAAGCAACACTTTACAAGATGTTCTTTTGTGGTGTTCAGCGCGAGCGTACACATTTTGAGAGGGAGCAGGTGCTGACATTCGTGAAACTGAGAATGGTGGAAGCGAATAAAATGACGCTGTTCAATGCCAATACGGTGAAGAAGGATATTGCTGTGCTACTTCAAAACTACACGCTGCCTCGCAAAGCACAATCCAATGAAGATTTCTCATCATTGCTGATTGATCTTGACTTAATTCGCCAGAGTTCAGAAGGTAAGGGATACTACTTCAATGTTGATGGCAAGCGTAAGGTAACAAATGAGATTTTCCTTTATGGTCTTCTGAAACTGAAGGAGCAAGAGGGTGATAATACCATATCTTTCGATACTATTCATGAAAGAGTTGGACTTGTATTCTGTATGCAGGATTTTGAGACCATCGAAATACTTAAACAGTTGGCCAATGATTACAGCCAGTATCTTGCTTATAGTGATGTGGCTGGTATCAAACAAGTTCAGTTTATTAAGGACTTGGATGTTAAACAGGTATTAGACATTTATTATGGCAAAGACATTTAG
- a CDS encoding phosphoadenosine phosphosulfate reductase — protein sequence MTKVRHILGISGGKDSAALAIYLKKTYPSLKIEYYNSDTGCELAETETLINRLEAYLGKIERLRAAEGSPEPTPFHHFLKAMGGFLPSPQARWCTKKMKLDKFEEYVGDNYAVSYVGIRGDEDRDGYISSKPNIQAIFPFRKNIWSIDVINKFLHNENLEQIAEIYERLCPEGFLRDEILEMVRKPITKQFYYSKKMNALLDYDIKLFNHAVFEFLKTTDYPVGKLDEFPLLDNTDILVKDDIFRLLRESGVGVPAYYEEIPFEVDGETGTYCRSRSGCYFCFFQQKIEWIWLYEQHPDLFKKAMEFEKDGYTWNQNESLADLIKPERIRQIKLDIIRRQKESRANNKGTTLAEILGDDIMCTNCFI from the coding sequence ATGACAAAAGTAAGACATATATTAGGCATTTCAGGAGGTAAGGACAGCGCAGCCCTCGCCATCTATTTGAAGAAAACGTACCCATCGCTTAAGATTGAGTACTATAATTCAGATACAGGTTGTGAATTGGCTGAAACGGAAACATTGATTAATCGCCTTGAAGCCTATTTGGGTAAGATAGAACGACTCAGAGCTGCTGAAGGTAGTCCGGAGCCAACACCATTCCATCACTTTTTGAAAGCGATGGGTGGATTCCTGCCTTCGCCACAAGCCCGCTGGTGTACCAAGAAGATGAAACTCGACAAGTTTGAGGAATATGTGGGCGACAACTACGCAGTGTCATACGTTGGCATACGTGGCGACGAGGACAGAGACGGCTATATCTCTTCGAAGCCCAATATTCAGGCCATCTTCCCATTCCGCAAGAATATTTGGAGTATCGATGTCATTAACAAGTTCCTGCATAATGAGAACTTGGAGCAGATAGCGGAAATATACGAGCGACTTTGTCCTGAGGGTTTCCTTCGCGATGAGATTTTGGAAATGGTGCGAAAGCCTATCACGAAACAGTTCTACTACTCGAAGAAGATGAACGCCCTGTTGGACTATGATATTAAGTTGTTCAATCATGCTGTGTTCGAGTTCCTAAAAACGACAGACTATCCTGTGGGTAAACTTGACGAGTTCCCACTACTTGACAATACAGACATTTTGGTGAAGGACGACATTTTCCGCCTGCTGAGGGAAAGTGGAGTTGGTGTGCCAGCCTACTACGAGGAGATTCCTTTCGAGGTAGATGGTGAAACGGGTACCTATTGTCGCAGTCGTTCTGGTTGCTACTTCTGTTTTTTTCAGCAGAAAATAGAATGGATTTGGCTCTATGAGCAGCATCCTGATCTCTTTAAGAAAGCGATGGAGTTTGAGAAAGACGGCTACACATGGAATCAGAATGAGAGTCTTGCAGACCTCATCAAGCCAGAGCGTATCCGCCAGATAAAACTCGACATCATCCGTCGCCAGAAAGAAAGCCGGGCCAACAATAAGGGAACCACCCTTGCTGAAATCCTTGGTGATGATATCATGTGTACGAACTGCTTTATATAG
- a CDS encoding FKBP-type peptidyl-prolyl cis-trans isomerase, whose amino-acid sequence MSKREYIQANKDWLAAKSKEEGVKALPKGIFYKVLAEGDASSAQPMVRSIITAHYTGKTIDGKRFDSSRGGVPLACRLCDLIEGWIIAMQQMHIGDKWEVYIPAEMGYGKFSQPGIPGGSTLIFEVELLGIA is encoded by the coding sequence ATGAGCAAACGGGAATATATACAAGCAAACAAGGATTGGCTTGCGGCCAAGTCTAAAGAGGAAGGCGTTAAGGCTCTTCCTAAAGGTATTTTCTATAAAGTGCTGGCAGAGGGTGACGCTTCGAGTGCCCAACCGATGGTAAGAAGTATCATTACAGCTCATTACACAGGTAAGACCATTGACGGCAAGCGGTTTGACAGCAGCCGTGGCGGTGTGCCTTTGGCTTGCAGACTCTGCGACTTGATTGAAGGTTGGATCATTGCCATGCAACAGATGCACATTGGTGACAAATGGGAAGTGTATATCCCCGCTGAAATGGGCTATGGCAAATTCTCACAGCCAGGCATTCCCGGCGGTTCAACACTGATCTTTGAGGTCGAGTTGTTAGGTATTGCATGA
- a CDS encoding sulfite exporter TauE/SafE family protein, which produces MSSIVIAIFLLSIGASFVQRTTGFGFGIFIMTMLPFFLPTYGEATTLSGLLAITTSAVIVWRMREYVTWKRLWPILLTFIIISSIAIFALTRIEDHILRQILGVVLILISIYFAVYSQRIKLPTTKKVQVGAGTLSGLMGGFFGMQGPPAVLYFIQSEPTKEHYMAMTQTYFLIGNVMMTIVRAYNGFLTTTVLTDYCFGLGGVIIGTALGAFVFQHIPNRIFRYIVYAYIAVSGVIILII; this is translated from the coding sequence ATGAGTAGCATCGTTATTGCCATTTTCCTACTTAGCATCGGAGCCAGTTTCGTTCAGCGCACAACGGGCTTCGGTTTTGGCATTTTCATCATGACGATGCTGCCGTTCTTCCTGCCTACATACGGTGAGGCCACTACCCTATCAGGACTGTTGGCCATCACCACATCGGCAGTTATCGTCTGGCGTATGCGGGAATATGTCACGTGGAAAAGGCTCTGGCCTATACTGCTGACATTTATCATCATCTCATCAATAGCGATATTCGCTCTGACGCGCATAGAAGACCATATCCTGAGACAGATTCTCGGTGTGGTTCTCATCCTCATCAGCATCTATTTCGCAGTTTATAGTCAGAGAATAAAGCTGCCTACAACAAAGAAAGTACAGGTGGGAGCAGGAACACTGAGCGGACTGATGGGAGGCTTCTTCGGTATGCAAGGGCCTCCCGCCGTGCTTTACTTCATACAGAGTGAGCCAACGAAGGAACATTATATGGCAATGACACAGACCTACTTTCTCATTGGCAATGTCATGATGACCATCGTCCGTGCCTATAATGGTTTCCTTACCACCACCGTCCTAACTGATTACTGCTTCGGACTTGGTGGCGTAATCATCGGAACAGCCTTAGGAGCCTTCGTCTTTCAGCACATACCCAACCGTATCTTCCGCTACATCGTCTATGCCTACATCGCCGTGAGCGGTGTCATCATACTCATAATTTAG
- a CDS encoding fimbrillin family protein: MLNKFAFVAASALLLAACSSDDENEAQQPQQNQYPLSIEVMETPYTAPDASRTTRAEITTKSSLTGFTLNYQYEDVTSSEGIGITCSNGKGNGGNWPSDAASYDYPVNWYANTNGTFVNGLYIDFTVDETTFAQKDLLVAKTSDRYSNCQGKLAFTFDHACTALRFFVKKATNLNDYTLKVSNIRLCNVKKYGQYVLSSGEWRSVDTDANFTLYDGTDLTLNSTDYIALTDTNGPWLFMIPQTLTAWDGTSTLGNTYFQITCTITQNASEVYSGTAYIPFGATLQKGYQHDVKLNIGKNSLYKTPNTKVIN, encoded by the coding sequence ATGCTTAACAAGTTTGCTTTTGTGGCAGCATCAGCATTGCTGCTTGCTGCATGTTCCAGTGATGATGAAAACGAGGCCCAACAGCCCCAACAAAATCAGTACCCGCTGAGCATTGAGGTGATGGAGACACCATACACGGCACCTGATGCCAGTCGCACAACAAGGGCTGAGATTACTACCAAATCAAGCCTTACAGGATTTACGCTGAATTACCAGTATGAAGATGTAACATCTTCTGAAGGAATAGGCATTACATGTAGTAATGGAAAAGGAAATGGTGGCAACTGGCCTAGTGACGCAGCTTCATATGACTATCCTGTCAACTGGTATGCCAATACGAATGGTACATTCGTGAATGGCTTATACATAGACTTCACCGTTGACGAAACAACCTTTGCCCAGAAGGACTTGCTGGTAGCCAAGACTAGCGATAGATATTCTAATTGCCAGGGGAAACTAGCGTTCACCTTCGACCATGCTTGCACGGCTCTGAGATTCTTTGTGAAGAAGGCTACCAACCTGAATGACTACACGCTGAAGGTATCCAACATTAGGCTCTGTAACGTCAAAAAGTATGGCCAGTATGTGCTCAGTTCTGGGGAATGGCGCTCAGTTGATACGGACGCTAACTTTACGCTTTATGATGGTACTGACCTGACGCTCAACTCAACAGACTATATCGCTCTGACTGACACGAATGGGCCTTGGCTCTTTATGATTCCACAGACGCTGACTGCATGGGATGGCACATCCACCTTAGGAAATACCTATTTCCAGATTACCTGTACCATCACACAAAATGCTTCCGAAGTGTATAGTGGTACGGCCTATATCCCCTTTGGTGCTACACTGCAAAAAGGCTATCAGCATGACGTGAAGCTCAACATCGGAAAGAACTCATTGTATAAAACTCCCAACACTAAAGTAATCAATTAA
- a CDS encoding DEAD/DEAH box helicase family protein, with product MLYEVDWAEDGTYVPGEEYSPERFFDDGLKNSTEFDLKLGYFSSAAISVLAEGFATFISKGGRMRLIINHIVSKKDKEAITNGVMGNIIDCTDLSNFQYLKTTFNEYQEQFFRCLAYMISQKRIDIRIIKPRGQKGIAHTKTGQFRDGDSVTAFTGSANFTISGLFNNIENISIDRSDSVDVMVQKRIEKQRKDFDAIMSGEKKGIDYLSPKDLVEAISTNYGDSDIEELLDVEKKLKEHKSGRKVDDSQTPWMAAEESTEIEPHFPYPTGPRDYQQKAFDSWKKSQCGLFNMATGTGKTLTSLNCLLQIYKKFGYYKAIILVPTVTLVEQWEKECRKFNFQHIVKVCSKNKDWKGEIDRLTMKENFNPTNSPINYVVISTYASFARDNVFHDLMSLSKKCLLIADEAHNMASKRILDRIDSVSKRFKRRIGLSATPERQFDEKGNKELRHFFNSENGYTFLYTMEEAIKNKFLCEYYYYPHVVRLCDDEMYNYMEISEKLGKIYRYNGGYLDLEDEIVRALLLKRRRIIHKARNKKDAFKNIIEERYKEKGNLKYTLVYVPEGLKPDSIADVYDSFDVVGDDAESDKLIDEYTQIVMNVSKTTTVRKFVSGQKDRESILEDFANGDLEVLTSMKCLDEGVDVPRSEMAIFCASTGNPRQFIQRRGRILRTHKDKKYAYIHDLVVVPDIGADCVDYEMERKLILSELKRVRDFASLSKNLDYSYRELEEVLNFYNVPLLD from the coding sequence ATGTTGTACGAGGTAGATTGGGCAGAAGATGGGACGTATGTACCAGGTGAAGAATACTCACCAGAACGTTTCTTCGATGATGGGCTGAAGAATAGCACAGAGTTTGACTTAAAACTGGGCTATTTCAGTTCTGCAGCTATTAGTGTGCTGGCTGAAGGATTTGCCACCTTCATATCAAAGGGGGGCAGAATGCGATTAATCATCAATCACATCGTTTCAAAGAAAGATAAAGAGGCAATTACTAATGGTGTGATGGGTAATATTATTGACTGCACAGACCTGTCGAATTTCCAGTACCTCAAAACGACTTTCAATGAGTATCAAGAGCAGTTCTTTCGATGTTTGGCCTACATGATTTCACAAAAACGCATCGACATAAGAATCATTAAGCCACGAGGACAAAAGGGTATCGCCCACACTAAAACAGGTCAATTTAGGGACGGGGATAGTGTAACTGCATTTACAGGTTCTGCCAATTTTACGATCAGTGGTCTGTTTAACAATATAGAAAACATATCGATAGACAGAAGTGATTCCGTGGATGTAATGGTACAGAAAAGAATCGAGAAGCAAAGAAAAGATTTCGATGCTATCATGTCTGGGGAGAAGAAAGGAATAGACTACTTGTCTCCCAAAGACTTAGTGGAAGCGATAAGTACCAACTATGGTGATTCAGACATAGAGGAATTACTGGATGTAGAAAAGAAACTCAAAGAACACAAAAGTGGGAGGAAAGTTGATGACTCACAAACCCCATGGATGGCTGCTGAAGAAAGTACAGAAATTGAGCCACACTTCCCTTATCCGACAGGTCCTCGCGACTATCAGCAGAAAGCGTTCGATAGTTGGAAAAAAAGTCAATGTGGCTTATTCAACATGGCTACAGGTACAGGTAAAACGCTGACATCTCTCAATTGTCTTTTGCAAATTTATAAAAAGTTTGGATACTATAAGGCAATAATTCTTGTTCCGACAGTTACATTGGTTGAGCAATGGGAAAAGGAATGTAGAAAGTTCAATTTTCAACATATAGTAAAGGTTTGCTCGAAAAACAAAGACTGGAAAGGTGAGATAGATAGGCTCACGATGAAAGAGAATTTCAACCCAACAAATTCACCTATCAACTATGTCGTCATTTCGACTTATGCGTCATTTGCCAGAGATAATGTATTTCATGATTTGATGTCGCTTTCTAAGAAATGCTTGCTTATTGCGGATGAAGCACATAACATGGCATCTAAACGAATCCTTGATAGGATAGATAGTGTTAGCAAAAGATTTAAACGTCGAATAGGTTTATCTGCAACACCAGAACGTCAGTTTGATGAAAAAGGCAATAAAGAACTTAGGCATTTCTTTAATTCAGAAAATGGCTATACCTTTTTGTATACAATGGAGGAAGCTATCAAGAATAAGTTCCTTTGTGAATATTACTATTATCCGCATGTAGTACGACTTTGCGATGACGAAATGTATAACTACATGGAGATCTCTGAGAAACTTGGTAAAATCTATAGGTATAATGGTGGTTATCTTGACCTTGAAGATGAGATTGTTAGGGCTCTACTCTTGAAAAGAAGACGCATTATACATAAAGCACGAAACAAAAAAGATGCATTCAAGAACATCATTGAAGAACGATACAAGGAAAAAGGAAATCTCAAATATACCTTGGTATATGTTCCAGAAGGCCTAAAGCCTGATTCTATTGCTGACGTTTATGATAGTTTTGATGTTGTTGGAGATGATGCAGAATCAGATAAACTAATTGATGAATATACACAAATAGTAATGAATGTTAGCAAAACAACTACGGTTAGGAAATTTGTTTCAGGGCAAAAGGACAGGGAATCCATCCTTGAAGATTTTGCGAATGGCGACCTTGAAGTTTTGACGTCTATGAAATGCCTTGACGAGGGTGTGGATGTACCAAGAAGTGAAATGGCTATATTTTGTGCAAGTACAGGGAACCCTCGTCAATTTATACAACGCAGAGGTCGTATTCTTAGAACGCACAAGGATAAGAAATATGCTTATATTCACGATCTTGTGGTCGTTCCTGATATTGGTGCAGATTGTGTAGATTATGAGATGGAGCGAAAACTTATACTTTCTGAATTAAAGAGAGTAAGAGATTTCGCATCATTATCAAAAAACCTTGACTATTCTTACAGAGAATTAGAAGAGGTCCTAAACTTCTATAATGTTCCACTTTTAGATTAA